In Rutidosis leptorrhynchoides isolate AG116_Rl617_1_P2 chromosome 2, CSIRO_AGI_Rlap_v1, whole genome shotgun sequence, one genomic interval encodes:
- the LOC139891827 gene encoding B3 domain-containing protein Os01g0234100-like, whose product MMMATTTALSTDNLQHQIQIQIQIHPSTNTIVDSIISNNNDKSLLLVPDDDQNDVVTIAQLPTATPPVAPFTPSPSFLSGKRKRLKCKPLTISDEKRKILTPKVKKRGSSTTLSFGSKVKGIRDNVDSAEITPTMVRAGGIQATLGNEYPSFCKTMVRSHVTSCFWMGLPVPFCKSFLPQQESTIVVEDENGEEHILKYIAYRSGLSGGWRSFAVGHKLHEGDVLIFQLVGPCKFKIYIVRTDTPNVVDSEIRLLKDMEHKEQLTPGKRGKTESKSKRIKSTDTMSNGRKSKTHTKLKARTSLPLTMVKKKQKRSEPPPQQSSQLMENSSVFSEVQEASAQQIEELKTFKGFHIMVNKWCIDTELSEHIRLDYYNLCVAKNEILHDGVLDGVYYKLVAGMIGETVSIANVIKNCKPTTKKERFDVWDSSLKSFEIMGMKVGFLRNRVRALATLAFESEEAKKCVEAKKERKRNLQEIRVLEAKVAELYERNRKIDVFLGGFKEKVEGYEVEFQKKVNEPW is encoded by the exons ATGATGATGGCAACAACAACAGCTCTGAGCACCGATAATCTTCAACATCAGATCCAGATCCAGATCCAGATCCATCCCAGTACTAATACTATAGTTGATAGTATcataagtaataataatgataaatcacTGCTACTAGTTCCAGATGACGATCAAAACGATGTCGTTACTATCGCTCAGCTCCCAACTGCAACTCCTCCTGTTGCTCCTTTTACACCTTCACCTAGTTTCCTATCG GGTAAAAGGAAAAGGTTAAAGTGCAAACCCCTTACAATTAGCGATGAGAAAAGGAAGATTTTGACTCCGAag GTCAAGAAACGTGGTTCTTCAACGACTTTGAG TTTTGGAAGCAAGGTAAAAGGAATTAGAGACAATGTTGATTCAGCCGAAATCACACCAACTATGGTTAGAGCAGGAGGGATACAAGCGACCCTTGGAAATGAGTATCCTAGCTTTTGTAAAACGATGGTCAGATCACATGTTACTAGTTGTTTTTGGATG GGCCTACCAGTGCCTTTCTGCAAGTCATTTCTACCGCAACAAGAGAGCACGATTGTAGTTGAAGATGAAAATGGCGAAGAACATATTCTTAAATACATTGCCTACAGGTCTGGACTTAGTGGAGGGTGGAGGTCGTTTGCGGTTGGTCATAAATTGCATGAAGGGGATGTTTTGATTTTTCAGTTAGTTGGACCTTGCAAATTCAAG ATCTATATTGTTAGGACAGACACTCCGAACGTTGTGGATTCTGAAATTCGTCTTTTAAAAGACATGGAGCATAAGGAACAATTAACTCCAG GTAAGAGAGGTAAGACAGAATCTAAGTCAAAGAGAATTAAGTCAACAGATACCATGTCAAACGGAAGAAAATCTAAGACACATACTAAACTGAAGGCAAGAACTTCTCTTCCATTGACCATGGTCAAAAAGAAGCAAAAACGGTCTGAACCGCCACCTCAGCAAAGCAGCCAACTCATGGAAAATTCTTCGGTCTTCTCAGAAGTTCAAGAAGCTTCTGCTCAACAAATTGAAGAACTCAAAACCTTCAAAGGCTTTCACATCATGGTCAACAAATGGTGCATTGACACGGAGCTTTCAGAACATATTCGACTAGATTACTACAATCTCTGTGTTGCAAAGAACGAAATACTACATGATGGTGTTTTGGACGGTGTTTATTACAAATTGGTGGCGGGTATGATTGGTGAAACCGTAAGCATTGCAAATGTGATCAAGAATTGCAAGCCTACTACAAAGAAGGAACGGTTTGATGTATGGGATAGTTCACTGAAATCTTTCGAGATTATGGGCATGAAAGTTGGGTTCTTACGCAATAGGGTACGGGCACTTGCTACACTTGCATTTGAATCAGAAGAGGCGAAAAAATGTGTGGAAGCTAAAAAGGAAAGGAAACGGAATTTgcaagaaattagggttttagagGCGAAGGTAGCGGAATTATATGAACGTAATCGAAAGATAGATGTTTTTCTAGGTGGGTTTAAGGAGAAAGTTGAAGGGTATGAAGTTGAGTTCCAGAAAAAGGTCAATGAGCCTTGGTAG